The Brevibacillus brevis genome contains a region encoding:
- a CDS encoding alpha/beta-type small acid-soluble spore protein has product MANNQGGTNNLLVPQANQALDQLKYEIASEFGVNLGPDTTSRQNGSVGGEITKRLVSFAEQQMAGRQV; this is encoded by the coding sequence ATGGCTAACAACCAAGGTGGCACCAACAACCTGCTAGTTCCTCAAGCGAACCAAGCTTTGGATCAACTGAAGTATGAGATTGCATCTGAATTCGGTGTAAATCTCGGCCCAGACACTACTTCTCGTCAAAACGGTTCTGTTGGTGGCGAAATTACCAAGCGTCTGGTGAGCTTTGCTGAGCAACAAATGGCAGGCCGTCAAGTTTAA
- a CDS encoding M23 family metallopeptidase: MFKSMVSLMLVTALTLVSGTSIFSQTVEGVYAQTTKQQPAISVTPAKTYPGDVIFVRSKEPQTVTVFSQNYRLQKTQDEYARFIPIPFNTKAGTYKVTSADKKLSVTVTIAPKKFEVDKLTVSKQLNKMRQDTKRINADQKKINAARSNSRAIPYFLEPFKQPAVGKLTTPFGYQRVVNGVPANRHSAIDIANKTGTPIWASNHGKVVLADSLYLTGNTIIIDHGLNIFSIYAHLSKLDVKTGQEVKQGQVIGQMGSTGFSTGPHLHYGMLVGNTYVNPQPFFDASPFLWK, encoded by the coding sequence ATGTTCAAATCAATGGTTAGTCTCATGTTGGTCACAGCATTGACGCTCGTCTCTGGGACAAGCATATTCAGCCAGACAGTAGAAGGGGTTTACGCCCAAACAACGAAACAACAACCAGCAATCAGCGTAACACCAGCCAAAACATATCCTGGGGACGTTATTTTTGTACGCAGTAAAGAGCCACAAACCGTTACGGTATTCTCGCAGAACTATCGTTTGCAAAAGACTCAAGATGAGTATGCCCGGTTCATCCCGATTCCTTTTAACACGAAAGCAGGGACCTATAAAGTTACATCTGCTGACAAAAAACTTTCCGTAACTGTGACAATCGCACCGAAAAAATTTGAAGTAGACAAGCTCACGGTAAGTAAACAGCTCAACAAAATGCGACAGGATACGAAACGAATCAATGCCGATCAAAAAAAGATCAATGCAGCCCGATCAAACTCGAGAGCGATTCCGTATTTCTTGGAGCCGTTTAAACAGCCAGCAGTCGGAAAATTAACGACTCCATTCGGCTATCAACGCGTAGTAAATGGTGTGCCAGCCAACCGGCACTCTGCGATTGACATCGCGAACAAAACAGGAACGCCAATTTGGGCGAGCAACCATGGGAAAGTGGTTCTGGCCGACTCGTTATACTTAACAGGCAATACCATCATCATCGATCACGGGTTAAATATTTTTTCGATATATGCTCACTTGTCCAAGCTAGATGTCAAGACAGGGCAAGAAGTGAAACAGGGACAGGTGATTGGACAAATGGGTAGCACCGGTTTTTCTACAGGTCCTCACCTTCATTACGGCATGTTAGTGGGAAATACGTATGTGAATCCGCAGCCGTTTTTTGATGCATCACCTTTCCTCTGGAAGTAA
- a CDS encoding GTP pyrophosphokinase: MRVTNVPSKVLNNMVHFLAPYEQAVEELKLKLKGIKYGFLKSGRYSPIEFVVGRVKKVDSLVKKANEKGIDFLGDHWQSDVAKEVQDIAGLRVVCRYVDDVREVQQLLQEREDIVIHDVKDYIAAPKDSGYRSIHMIVSYTVYHGSEKKTLFCEIQIRTLGMNFWATNEHELRYKYAGNIPTDVLEQLHEASVITHQLDVLMNNLRQEILTPAEVDTTLEEKLEEIFSLYVKQDLDSAAALYREHVSGFEEAFADNPKFKMIHDLLGIRLK; the protein is encoded by the coding sequence ATGAGAGTCACAAACGTGCCAAGCAAAGTGCTCAACAACATGGTTCATTTCTTGGCGCCGTATGAACAGGCAGTTGAAGAGCTAAAGTTAAAACTAAAAGGAATTAAATACGGCTTTCTAAAAAGCGGCCGCTATTCTCCTATTGAATTTGTTGTCGGACGAGTGAAAAAAGTCGACAGTTTAGTAAAGAAGGCGAATGAAAAAGGAATCGATTTTTTGGGAGATCATTGGCAAAGTGACGTCGCCAAGGAAGTCCAGGATATCGCGGGTCTTCGAGTTGTATGCCGCTATGTAGACGACGTGCGCGAGGTGCAGCAGTTGTTGCAGGAGCGGGAGGATATCGTCATTCACGATGTCAAGGACTACATCGCAGCTCCAAAGGATTCCGGCTACAGAAGTATTCACATGATTGTTTCGTATACGGTATACCACGGCAGCGAAAAGAAAACACTCTTTTGTGAGATCCAAATCCGTACATTGGGCATGAACTTCTGGGCGACGAATGAACACGAACTGCGATACAAGTATGCGGGCAACATTCCGACAGACGTGTTGGAGCAGCTTCATGAAGCGTCCGTGATCACGCATCAGCTCGACGTGCTGATGAACAATTTGCGTCAAGAAATTCTCACACCAGCAGAAGTTGATACGACACTGGAAGAAAAATTGGAAGAAATATTTTCCTTGTACGTCAAGCAGGATTTGGATTCGGCCGCAGCCTTGTACAGGGAACATGTCAGTGGTTTCGAAGAGGCTTTTGCGGACAATCCAAAGTTTAAAATGATTCACGATTTGTTGGGGATCCGGTTGAAATAA
- a CDS encoding D-alanyl-D-alanine carboxypeptidase family protein: protein MRFLLTNLLVVVMVLFNLGMPFAFAEESSSLEPTTLTGQSAILIDATTGQVLFEKNPHEKLYPASITKIATGIYAIEKGNLDDTVTVSKKARREEGTRVYLEEGEQISLRNLLYGLLMNSGNDAGTAIAEHMSQTTERFAVDLNAYLKEKVGVTETNFSNPHGLHDPNHYTTVTDMAKISQYAMKNPVFREIVGTKRLPWHGQTWETVLVNHNKLLRDYEGATGMKNGFTDQAMHTLVGSAKRGEMELIAVTMKASTSANAYKDVKKLLDFGFQGFETKPIAKKGDAFSEVAVPGNNSVVTFTAKADLYATVPKGVEPLVKLKADGNLSVQAGNLTVSYPLLRHDPPAPAPASVFGDSESGNTHPLARYSVLIVWLGMNLFLIVYTFSRAQRNKRIRERNLQRRFY, encoded by the coding sequence ATGCGCTTTTTACTAACGAACCTACTCGTTGTGGTGATGGTTTTGTTCAACCTTGGCATGCCTTTCGCTTTTGCCGAGGAGTCATCAAGCCTGGAGCCTACTACTCTCACTGGACAATCAGCCATTCTGATTGATGCTACAACGGGACAAGTCTTGTTTGAAAAGAACCCTCATGAGAAGCTGTACCCTGCTAGTATTACAAAAATCGCAACAGGTATTTACGCGATAGAAAAAGGGAATCTGGATGACACTGTCACCGTCTCAAAAAAAGCACGCCGTGAAGAAGGAACACGTGTCTATTTGGAAGAGGGAGAACAGATTTCCCTACGCAATTTGTTGTACGGACTGCTCATGAATTCTGGCAACGACGCTGGTACAGCGATTGCGGAGCATATGAGCCAGACGACAGAGCGTTTTGCAGTGGATTTGAACGCCTATTTGAAAGAAAAAGTAGGTGTCACCGAAACGAATTTTAGCAATCCACACGGACTGCATGATCCAAATCATTACACGACTGTCACTGACATGGCCAAAATTTCGCAGTACGCGATGAAAAACCCCGTTTTCAGGGAGATTGTCGGTACGAAGCGGCTGCCTTGGCATGGACAAACGTGGGAAACAGTGTTAGTGAATCACAACAAGCTCCTGCGCGATTACGAAGGGGCGACAGGCATGAAAAACGGTTTCACTGATCAGGCAATGCATACGCTGGTAGGCTCCGCCAAGCGTGGAGAAATGGAGCTCATCGCTGTCACGATGAAGGCCTCTACTAGTGCAAATGCATACAAAGATGTGAAAAAGCTACTGGACTTTGGCTTTCAAGGATTTGAGACAAAACCAATCGCCAAAAAAGGAGATGCTTTTTCAGAAGTAGCTGTTCCTGGCAATAACTCCGTTGTGACTTTTACAGCCAAGGCGGACTTGTATGCGACGGTTCCCAAAGGTGTGGAGCCTTTGGTAAAGTTAAAAGCAGATGGGAACCTGTCTGTTCAGGCTGGCAACCTAACCGTCTCTTATCCGTTGCTTCGTCATGATCCGCCTGCTCCAGCTCCTGCTTCTGTATTTGGGGATTCAGAAAGTGGCAACACACATCCTCTGGCCCGTTATAGCGTCTTAATCGTCTGGTTAGGAATGAACCTTTTCTTAATCGTGTATACGTTTTCCCGTGCACAGAGGAATAAACGAATTCGTGAGCGAAACCTTCAACGGCGGTTCTACTAA
- a CDS encoding glycosyltransferase: protein MDNRIYDRPAVSVIIPMSDNARNMKKLLSIAKRIDRDTEVIVVRNGVSSKEAILSNEWGALVISTGLEVDSHEARAIGSAHARGDVVLFIDERVAMPLLYLKKYVTLVKKGSDVIITTCSNRSVSRRGGGSPRSAYCLLNHLLGQKSMGSASFENIPFALSRYALEAIGSKTLINPAVALVHASVLGLKMTTIAPFAPEKQATGTRDIVRKDIRTIYREHAKAIQLLTGGTKLRRAEQDGQRHRDLVHSSNVLHLRSVIHLESRVKEGGGWGGKRKAKYARSHKKKQRREH, encoded by the coding sequence ATGGACAACCGAATCTATGATCGCCCTGCCGTGTCCGTCATCATCCCAATGAGTGACAACGCCAGGAATATGAAGAAACTGCTCTCTATTGCCAAAAGAATAGATCGAGACACGGAAGTAATTGTCGTACGCAACGGAGTAAGCTCCAAAGAAGCTATCCTGTCCAATGAATGGGGAGCCCTCGTTATTTCAACCGGTTTGGAAGTAGACAGCCATGAGGCCAGAGCGATTGGCTCTGCTCACGCGAGGGGAGACGTTGTCCTTTTTATCGACGAACGCGTCGCCATGCCTCTTTTATATTTGAAGAAATATGTCACGCTGGTCAAAAAGGGATCGGATGTCATTATCACGACATGCTCCAACCGCTCGGTATCAAGAAGAGGAGGAGGTTCACCAAGAAGTGCCTATTGCTTGCTGAACCATCTTCTTGGTCAAAAAAGCATGGGCTCCGCTTCCTTTGAAAACATACCCTTTGCCTTGAGTCGATATGCTCTGGAGGCAATTGGTTCCAAGACTTTAATCAATCCGGCAGTTGCTTTGGTTCATGCGTCAGTCTTGGGGCTCAAAATGACGACAATCGCTCCGTTTGCCCCGGAAAAACAAGCAACTGGCACTCGTGATATCGTGCGAAAAGACATCCGTACGATTTATCGTGAGCATGCAAAGGCAATCCAATTACTAACGGGTGGAACGAAGCTGCGACGCGCAGAGCAGGATGGACAACGACACCGCGACTTGGTGCATTCATCGAACGTTTTGCATTTGCGCTCGGTCATTCATCTAGAATCGCGCGTTAAGGAGGGTGGTGGATGGGGTGGCAAACGCAAAGCGAAATATGCGAGATCCCACAAAAAAAAGCAAAGAAGAGAACATTAA
- a CDS encoding glycosyltransferase family 2 protein, with amino-acid sequence MRDPTKKSKEENINGKEKCQNLNRLSVILSVHHHERTIKKVLKQIEKLRPMEIVLVVDGCPDQSVKKILTYSSCPLTAFVYPFPLGNDVWRAIGAKEAAGDVWLFLDADHVVAANDMQSFVRTCYRGADIALRKRMTSLRRPSMEPDTILLAKTFLNTLVSRHELGTSSMYDLPFAMTRQAASIIGVQHLVVPAVAHAIALHNQLRVVPSHYIASAKLTRKRATQRKNKPSVNQTILGDHLEAMDYVMSLK; translated from the coding sequence ATGCGAGATCCCACAAAAAAAAGCAAAGAAGAGAACATTAATGGCAAAGAAAAATGCCAGAACTTAAATCGATTAAGTGTCATCCTCTCCGTTCACCACCACGAGCGGACGATCAAAAAAGTACTCAAACAAATTGAGAAGCTCCGGCCCATGGAAATCGTACTCGTTGTGGATGGCTGCCCGGATCAATCGGTGAAAAAGATACTCACATATTCCTCCTGCCCACTCACAGCGTTTGTTTACCCGTTTCCTTTAGGGAATGATGTATGGAGAGCAATTGGTGCCAAGGAGGCCGCAGGAGATGTGTGGCTGTTTCTCGATGCGGATCACGTCGTAGCTGCAAATGATATGCAGTCCTTTGTCAGAACGTGTTACCGGGGAGCAGACATCGCTTTGAGAAAGCGCATGACATCACTTCGACGACCATCAATGGAACCGGATACCATTTTGCTAGCGAAGACATTTCTCAATACCTTGGTTTCACGACATGAACTAGGGACTTCCTCGATGTACGATTTGCCTTTTGCTATGACGCGACAAGCTGCCTCTATCATTGGCGTTCAACATTTGGTCGTACCTGCAGTTGCGCACGCCATTGCTCTACACAATCAATTGCGAGTCGTGCCATCTCATTACATTGCATCAGCAAAGCTTACGAGAAAAAGAGCGACACAGAGAAAGAATAAACCGAGCGTTAACCAGACGATCCTGGGAGATCACCTGGAAGCGATGGACTATGTGATGTCCCTCAAATGA
- the deoD gene encoding purine-nucleoside phosphorylase → MSIHIGAQQGQIAETILLPGDPLRAKYIAETFLEGAECYNNVRGMLGFTGTYKGKRVSVQGTGMGVPSISIYVNELMQSYGVQNLIRVGTCGAIQEDIKVRDVIIGMAASSDSQTNRLLLNQVDFAPTANFDLLHKAYQAATERNLSVKVGNIFTSDSFYRENLDLYKKLASYQVLAVEMESSALYTLAAKYKRNALSILTVSDHILTGEETSADERQTTFNEMIEVALDAALIK, encoded by the coding sequence ATGAGTATTCATATTGGAGCACAGCAAGGTCAAATTGCTGAAACCATCCTGCTGCCGGGCGATCCGCTACGGGCCAAATACATTGCTGAAACTTTCCTCGAAGGAGCAGAGTGCTACAACAACGTGCGTGGCATGCTCGGCTTCACAGGTACATACAAAGGTAAGCGCGTTTCTGTACAAGGAACGGGCATGGGAGTTCCTTCTATCTCGATCTACGTCAATGAACTTATGCAATCTTATGGCGTTCAAAACCTGATCCGCGTAGGCACTTGCGGCGCGATCCAGGAAGACATCAAAGTACGTGACGTGATTATTGGTATGGCTGCATCATCCGATTCCCAAACGAATCGTCTCCTGCTCAATCAGGTTGATTTTGCTCCTACTGCTAACTTTGATTTGCTGCACAAAGCGTATCAAGCAGCGACAGAGCGCAATCTGTCTGTCAAAGTGGGCAATATCTTTACGAGCGACAGCTTCTATCGCGAGAACTTGGATTTGTACAAAAAATTGGCTTCCTATCAAGTGCTTGCTGTTGAAATGGAATCCTCCGCACTGTACACATTGGCTGCAAAATACAAACGCAACGCATTGTCTATCCTCACCGTAAGCGATCACATCCTGACCGGTGAAGAAACTTCCGCTGACGAACGCCAAACGACCTTCAATGAAATGATTGAAGTGGCGCTGGACGCAGCTCTGATCAAGTAA
- a CDS encoding DUF4241 domain-containing protein has translation MIHNCPAFFETAFDEGYTIEQEGYFYRLFRQDVGKLQVKTGKIVANDPFVMFETEPFTEIFPKGSFPVQLAIAQVQSLSKENQTDDSLEPDERVALARIAFSDKPVVSWEMAVWPESDVSQLGEGEFFGYGVDAGTGSFMDTEACALLEREMEKDEMFFETLTKKMDQTYKHTRSWGLIDLAEGCNAAMFSTGWGDGSYASYIGYDAEGQIARLVTDFYLLDWMGTAEE, from the coding sequence ATGATTCATAACTGCCCTGCCTTTTTTGAAACGGCATTTGACGAAGGGTATACGATAGAGCAAGAGGGCTATTTCTATCGGTTGTTCCGCCAAGATGTGGGCAAGCTTCAGGTGAAAACAGGAAAAATCGTGGCGAATGATCCGTTTGTCATGTTTGAGACGGAACCGTTTACAGAGATTTTCCCTAAGGGTAGCTTCCCCGTACAGCTCGCAATCGCGCAAGTTCAATCCCTGTCAAAGGAAAACCAAACAGATGACTCTCTGGAGCCAGACGAACGGGTAGCATTGGCACGGATTGCCTTCTCGGATAAACCTGTCGTGTCTTGGGAAATGGCTGTTTGGCCGGAGTCAGATGTGTCACAGCTTGGCGAAGGTGAATTTTTTGGCTACGGTGTGGATGCGGGTACAGGCTCGTTCATGGATACAGAAGCTTGCGCGCTTTTGGAACGAGAAATGGAGAAGGACGAGATGTTCTTTGAGACGTTGACGAAGAAAATGGACCAAACGTATAAGCACACGCGTAGTTGGGGTCTAATAGATTTAGCGGAAGGCTGTAATGCTGCCATGTTTTCAACAGGATGGGGAGACGGCAGCTACGCGAGCTATATCGGTTATGATGCCGAGGGACAAATCGCACGTTTGGTAACAGATTTTTACTTGTTGGATTGGATGGGAACGGCTGAAGAATAG
- a CDS encoding MFS transporter — MKSKIAVLVSMMLALLMASLDTTIMNTTMPLIAKSLGGFDLFAWPFATYMIATTVLAPVAGRLSDLYGRKQVFASGMIVFLIGSLLCGLSQTMIQLVIFRGIQGIGAGFMMPFPAIIAGDLFSVEKRGKIQAIGTSMWGLSAVIAPLLGAFFVEHSTWRWIFFVNIPIALLALVALLPYREEYTPKKAQIDYIGTLLFTTGVTLLLLVTVVDRNPFVYGLAGALFVICFYFFEKRQSSSLIPFSIFRDKTLRWMNINGFLGWAALFGAASYIPLFLQNMAHLTIFTSGIVLLGTAIGWITASVPTGTWILKYGYRPLFIIGNALLAFSGVLLALLHEESGFWYVFIVMIIQGLAFGMLSTTGVIGAQQLVQAHEKGISTSFMMFSRNIGTAIGVTIMGAFLSKSEDFMSGMYQLFLYGLMGSLLAFVTSFFIKDRQSVK; from the coding sequence TTGAAAAGTAAAATCGCAGTATTGGTTAGTATGATGTTGGCGTTGTTAATGGCTTCGTTGGATACAACAATAATGAATACGACAATGCCACTTATCGCGAAAAGCCTTGGTGGCTTTGATCTTTTTGCATGGCCGTTTGCTACGTATATGATCGCGACCACCGTACTTGCTCCAGTAGCAGGTCGATTATCTGACCTGTATGGTAGAAAACAGGTTTTTGCTTCTGGCATGATCGTATTTTTAATTGGTTCTTTATTATGCGGTCTGTCACAAACCATGATACAGCTTGTCATTTTCCGTGGGATTCAAGGAATCGGTGCCGGCTTCATGATGCCGTTCCCGGCCATTATTGCAGGTGACCTCTTTTCAGTTGAAAAACGCGGAAAAATTCAAGCGATAGGTACATCCATGTGGGGCTTGTCAGCAGTCATCGCTCCATTGCTGGGTGCATTCTTTGTTGAGCATTCGACATGGAGATGGATTTTCTTTGTGAATATACCTATCGCGCTTCTTGCTTTGGTAGCATTGCTACCTTATCGGGAGGAGTATACTCCCAAGAAAGCACAGATCGATTATATAGGTACGCTCTTGTTTACCACCGGCGTTACCTTGTTGCTTTTGGTAACTGTTGTTGATCGGAATCCATTCGTTTATGGACTTGCTGGTGCATTGTTTGTCATCTGCTTTTATTTTTTCGAAAAGAGGCAATCATCGTCACTGATTCCCTTTTCCATATTTCGGGACAAGACTCTTCGATGGATGAATATAAACGGTTTTCTTGGCTGGGCTGCTTTGTTTGGGGCAGCAAGCTATATTCCGTTATTCCTGCAAAATATGGCTCATCTCACCATCTTTACAAGTGGGATCGTCCTGCTTGGAACAGCGATCGGTTGGATAACCGCCTCTGTTCCGACAGGAACGTGGATTTTGAAATATGGCTATCGACCGTTGTTTATTATTGGAAATGCACTATTAGCCTTTTCTGGGGTCTTGCTGGCTTTATTACATGAAGAGAGCGGATTTTGGTACGTATTTATCGTGATGATTATTCAAGGTCTAGCTTTTGGAATGTTGTCTACAACAGGTGTGATTGGAGCTCAACAGCTTGTTCAAGCACATGAAAAAGGGATTTCCACATCATTTATGATGTTTTCTCGCAACATAGGCACAGCAATTGGTGTAACCATTATGGGGGCTTTTTTGAGCAAATCAGAGGATTTTATGAGTGGTATGTACCAGTTATTTTTGTATGGGCTAATGGGAAGCTTGCTGGCTTTCGTAACCTCTTTCTTCATAAAAGATAGACAATCAGTAAAGTGA
- a CDS encoding recombinase family protein → MLIGYIRPNEEDKECKNQIQLLSDLNCDQLFIEEHSSPKKRVVLKKMMGTLQQGDTIVVAKLFSFADSTRHLAELLNQISDKQAFLLSVEEGIDTRNSTGYSFQDCVNFLLRFQSDAISENTKKGLYEAKQKGIKAGRPRKPDENVTRAISMYQSQKYSLAQIKEETGISKTTLYRYLES, encoded by the coding sequence ATGTTAATTGGTTACATAAGACCAAACGAAGAGGATAAAGAGTGTAAAAACCAAATTCAGCTACTGTCTGATTTAAACTGTGATCAGTTATTCATCGAGGAGCATTCTTCTCCCAAAAAAAGAGTCGTACTTAAAAAAATGATGGGTACACTTCAGCAAGGTGATACGATTGTTGTTGCCAAATTATTTTCATTTGCTGATTCTACCCGCCATCTTGCCGAGTTGTTAAATCAGATAAGTGATAAACAAGCCTTTCTTTTATCTGTTGAAGAAGGGATTGACACACGAAATTCTACAGGTTATTCCTTTCAGGATTGCGTGAATTTTTTGCTTCGTTTTCAAAGCGATGCCATTAGTGAAAATACGAAAAAAGGTTTATATGAAGCTAAGCAAAAGGGGATAAAAGCTGGCCGTCCTCGCAAGCCCGATGAGAATGTAACCCGTGCAATTAGTATGTATCAAAGCCAAAAATATAGTCTCGCCCAAATCAAAGAAGAAACAGGAATCAGCAAAACAACATTATACCGATACTTGGAGAGCTGA
- a CDS encoding SulP family inorganic anion transporter, with protein MKREWFSNVRGDVLAGIVVALALIPEAIAFSIIAGVDPMVGLYASFCIAVIIAFVGGRPGMISAATGAMALLMVPLVKEHGLQYLLAATILTGVIQLIFGVCKIAKLMKFIPRAVMIGFVNALAILIFMAQVPHFVGISTLTYVFVAITLIIVYVVPRFFKAIPAPLIAIIVLTAAFIWGQYDLRTVGDLGKITQTLPSFFIPDVPFNLETLQIIFPYSIALAIVGLLESLLTSSIVDDMTGTDSNKNRESRGQGIANIITGFFGGMAGCAMIGQSVINVKSGGRGRLSTLIAGLFLLFLIMVLGGLVVQIPMPVLVGIMIMVSIGTFDWSSFSYLRKAPKSDSIVMLTTVIIVVATHDLSKGVIAGVILSAIFFVAKISKLEVKKRQANEEIIFDVTGQLFFASVEGFVNQFDFTIAEKEIVIDFSQAHIWDDSAVGAVDKVVIKYRDNNNHVRITGLNASSKKLIDKLAIYHDKNAQLKTH; from the coding sequence ATGAAACGAGAATGGTTTTCCAATGTTAGGGGGGATGTACTTGCAGGGATTGTTGTCGCTTTAGCCCTTATTCCGGAAGCAATTGCCTTTTCAATAATTGCTGGTGTTGATCCCATGGTCGGCCTGTATGCATCTTTTTGTATTGCTGTCATTATCGCATTTGTTGGCGGTCGTCCAGGTATGATTTCTGCTGCAACGGGTGCAATGGCTCTTCTTATGGTACCACTCGTTAAGGAACATGGTTTACAATATTTATTGGCTGCCACTATACTCACAGGAGTCATTCAACTTATTTTTGGAGTTTGCAAGATTGCAAAACTGATGAAATTTATCCCCAGAGCTGTCATGATTGGATTTGTTAACGCCTTGGCTATCCTGATATTCATGGCGCAGGTTCCTCATTTTGTAGGGATATCGACTTTGACTTATGTTTTTGTTGCCATTACTTTAATCATTGTATATGTTGTACCTAGATTTTTCAAAGCGATACCAGCCCCTTTAATTGCAATTATTGTGTTAACTGCCGCCTTCATTTGGGGACAATACGATTTAAGGACGGTTGGCGATCTAGGTAAAATCACGCAAACATTGCCTTCCTTTTTTATACCAGACGTTCCATTTAATTTAGAAACGTTACAAATCATTTTTCCCTATTCCATTGCTTTAGCCATTGTCGGACTATTAGAATCGTTGCTAACATCCTCCATTGTTGATGATATGACAGGGACCGATAGCAATAAAAATCGAGAATCCAGAGGTCAAGGGATCGCAAATATTATTACCGGCTTCTTTGGTGGAATGGCTGGATGTGCCATGATTGGCCAGTCTGTGATCAATGTCAAATCAGGCGGACGAGGCAGATTATCCACTTTGATTGCAGGACTATTCTTATTATTTCTCATAATGGTCTTGGGTGGATTGGTTGTGCAGATACCAATGCCTGTGCTGGTTGGGATTATGATTATGGTTTCCATTGGCACATTTGATTGGTCATCGTTCTCCTATTTGCGTAAAGCTCCAAAGTCTGATTCCATTGTCATGTTGACTACTGTAATTATTGTGGTGGCAACGCATGACCTTTCTAAAGGAGTTATTGCTGGTGTCATTCTTAGCGCGATCTTTTTTGTTGCCAAGATCTCAAAGCTGGAGGTTAAAAAACGCCAGGCGAACGAAGAGATTATCTTTGATGTAACAGGTCAATTGTTTTTTGCTTCTGTGGAGGGTTTTGTCAACCAGTTCGACTTTACTATTGCTGAAAAAGAAATCGTTATTGATTTCTCTCAAGCACATATTTGGGACGATTCAGCGGTTGGTGCGGTAGATAAAGTGGTCATCAAGTATCGTGACAATAATAATCATGTAAGGATCACAGGACTAAATGCTTCCAGTAAGAAATTAATAGATAAGTTAGCCATCTATCACGATAAAAATGCCCAACTAAAAACACATTAA
- a CDS encoding universal stress protein, with protein sequence MYQRILLAADGSKNSIRAAQEAAKIASLAPDSCVEILFVADMDKVKNEVLHSQGHEEIELKRQQKLIPIAEQLSAKNVNHKTKIIIGDPGPAIVEYANNEKVDLVVIGSRGLNAFQEFVLGSVSHKVVKRVQCPVMVVK encoded by the coding sequence ATGTATCAGCGTATTTTACTGGCTGCTGACGGTTCAAAGAACTCCATTCGTGCGGCCCAGGAAGCTGCGAAAATTGCTTCTTTGGCTCCTGATTCATGTGTAGAAATCCTATTTGTTGCAGACATGGACAAGGTAAAGAATGAGGTGCTCCATTCACAAGGTCATGAAGAAATCGAGCTAAAACGACAACAAAAGTTGATTCCCATCGCAGAGCAGCTGTCGGCTAAGAATGTTAATCATAAAACAAAGATTATTATCGGAGATCCTGGCCCGGCTATTGTAGAATATGCAAATAATGAAAAAGTGGATTTGGTCGTTATAGGAAGCCGAGGGCTAAATGCATTCCAAGAATTTGTTTTGGGTAGTGTCAGTCATAAGGTAGTTAAGAGAGTACAGTGCCCAGTTATGGTTGTAAAATAA
- a CDS encoding arsinothricin resistance N-acetyltransferase ArsN1 family A, translating into MNLFVRKASDEDLESILAIYNQGIVDRIATLETEVKAYTYIRKWFDEHQGRYTVLVAEVDNTIIGWASLNRYSNRCAYDGVADLSIYIERDYRGKGVGKVLLRKLEETARSHQFYKIVLFTFPFNELGQGLYKKCGYREVGVFHNQGILDGSFVDVMAMEKVLIGGKESNEGK; encoded by the coding sequence ATGAATCTTTTCGTTCGAAAAGCAAGTGACGAAGACCTTGAATCCATCCTAGCTATCTACAATCAGGGGATCGTTGATCGAATTGCCACGCTTGAAACAGAAGTAAAGGCTTACACCTATATCCGAAAATGGTTTGATGAGCATCAGGGACGGTATACAGTCCTTGTGGCAGAGGTGGATAATACCATCATTGGATGGGCTTCTCTCAATCGTTACTCGAATCGTTGTGCCTATGATGGTGTCGCAGATTTATCTATTTATATTGAGCGAGATTACCGTGGGAAAGGTGTTGGAAAGGTACTTTTACGTAAGCTTGAAGAGACTGCCCGATCCCACCAGTTTTATAAAATCGTGTTGTTTACCTTTCCTTTTAATGAACTAGGGCAAGGGCTATATAAAAAATGCGGGTACCGCGAAGTCGGTGTATTTCATAACCAGGGAATCTTAGATGGAAGTTTTGTAGATGTGATGGCAATGGAAAAAGTTCTTATAGGAGGTAAGGAGAGTAATGAAGGTAAATAG